In the Sphingobacterium sp. PCS056 genome, AAAAAATTGCCAAGTTCGTCTAAATTCGGAGTTTATCTTGCCTATAAATATTATTGGTCATTATTGAAAAAAATTAAACAGATTCCTGCCCATAGCATATTAAAAGAACGTATTCGTATCCCCAACAGTCAAAAGCTTTCTTTGATGATGAGCTGCTATGTACAATACAAGATGGAGGTGGTGAGACCATTTCGCATATTTGGTCTGTAAGAATACGAACAGTTATAGCAGGTATTTTGGATCCTAACTTAGGCCTCAAGGGTTGATGTTAGCTTAAAATTTATAAATATGATATATCAGATAGAGACGACACAGCAGTTGAATTGCGATATCCAAACGGCTTGGGATTTTTTTTCGTCACCCCATAATTTAGCTAAGATCACCCCTGAAAAGATGAATTTTGTGATTGTCAACCAATTAGCAGATACACCCATCCACCAAGGTCTGATCATCGATTATAAAGTCACGCCTTTGTTGGGCATAAGGATGAAATGGCGAACTAAAATAACGCAGGTAGAAGATTATGTCAGTTTTACGGATGAGCAGTTAAATGGACCTTATACACTATGGCGTCATTTTCATGAATTTACGCCTAATGAGGAAGGGGTAATGATGAGGGATGTCGTGACCTATAAGCTTCCATTGGGATATTTGGGTCGAATCGCGCATAAATTGATGATACGCAACAAACTCGTGGATATTTTTGCTTACCGATATGAAGTATTAGAAAAAATGTTTAACACTAAAAATCAATCTTGATGAATATCTTAATTGTAATAGCGACCTTCTTTTTGATGGAAGGAGCGACTTGGTTGATTCACAAATATGTGATGCACGGATTTCTATGGATGTTGCATAGAGATCATCATGACCACAGTACCGAGGGACATCTGGAAAAAAATGATTATTTCTTTATCATTTTTGCAATACCTGCTATTATACTCATGTATATCGGTAGCCAGCAGGGATATAGTTATATTTTCTACATAGGATTGGGGGTGACGTGCTACGGTCTGGCTTATTTTTTTGTGCACGATATTTTTATTCACCAACGGATCAGTTTTCTAAGCAATACAAAAAACCCCTATTTATTGGCCATAAGGCGTGCGCACAAGCAGCACCATAAACATCTAGGGCGAGAGCAGGGCGAATGTTTTGGATTTCTTTGGGTGCCGGTGAAATATTTTAAAATGTATTTTAAAAAAGATTAAAGATGCAAGCATATACGTATATACTGATCAATTTTTTGACGGTTATCATTTGTTTTATTTTTTCATTTGATCGCAGAATACAGTTCAATAAACATTTTAAAGCATTTCTTAAAGGAAGTATTTTGGTGGCAATTCCATTTATCGCATGGGATATCGCCTTTACTAAAATGGGAGTCTGGTGGTTTAACTCGAGCTATACCATGCCTTTTAGAATCGGTGGTTTACCGATCGAAGAATGGTTGTTTTTTATCTGCATACCGTTTTCATGTGTGTTTACTTATTTCTGTCTGGATAAATTTTTCAACCTCAATTGGGCAAATAGGTTGAATACGATCGTGGTGTGGTTTACCGTGTTGGTGTGCTTACTGGTGGCGGTCTTATTTCACCAAAAAATATATCCTCTGGTTACCGTACTGATCACTGCAGCGACTGTACTTTATCTACATTATATCGCAAAAGTAAGTTGGATAGGAAAGGGATCGTTCGTCTACCTCTGCTTGATGCCGGGTTTCTTTATGGTAAATGGGGTACTGACGGGTACTGGTCTGGAATCGCCAATCGTTAATTACAATGCGGATCAAATATTGAATATCCGTATGCTGACGATTCCAGTAGAAGATGCGGTGTATGGGTATGCACAATTTATGCTCAATATCTACTTTTTTAAACGGTTTCAAAAAAAATAACGATCATGAAAAATCACTACCGCTATATCTGGATAGCTAGCTTTTTGGTGATGCTCCTTTTTTCCTCATGTGCCATGATACCTAAAGGTGTACAGCCTATCCGTGATTTTGATGTAGATCGCTATTTAGGTAAATGGTATGAGATCGCCCGTGTTGACAATCGTTTTGAAAAAAATCTGCAGCGGGTCACTGCTCAATATCATTTGGATGATGATGGTAGCTTAATCGTATTAAATAGGGGCTATGATACCGTAAAAAACGAGTGGAAATCGGCCAAAGGTAAAGCAAAGTTCAGATCTCAGAAAACGACTGCAGCATTGAAAGTTTCCTTTTTTGGACCTTTTTATGGTGGATATAATGTTATTGCATTGGATCCTGCATATCGCTATGCCTTAGTCGCAGGTCAAAATTTTGACTACTTGTGGATCCTTTCTCGCGAGACCACGATTCCGGATGATATAAAAGCTTCCTTTATCAAAACAGCTCAAGCGATTGGTTATGATACAAGTCGATTCGTATGGGTAGCACATGACAAAGAAATAGGAGTTGGCGATGAAGAAAAATAAAGTCGTTATTTTTTGGTTTAGACGAGATCTGCGCTTATCAGATAATAGGGGTCTGCAACAGGCCATTGCTTCTGGATACGCGGTACTGCCTATCTTTATTTTTGACAGCGATATATTGACCCGGCTAGCAACGCGTTATGATAGACGTGTAGATTATATTCATCAAGCATTGCATGCGATGAATGTGACTTTGCAAAAGCATGGCTCTACGCTGCACACCTATTCAGGAGTTCCGTTGGATGTGATAAAAATGATCTGCCAGGAGTATGATGTACAGGGGTTGTATTGCAATGGCGATTATGAACCGCAGGCGATCAAAAGAGATGATGCTGTGCAACGTGATCTAAAAGAGATCGGTATTCCATGCTATGCAAGCAAAGATCAGGTCATATTTGAAAAGTCGGAAGTTGTTAAAGCGGATGGAAGTCCCTATACTGTATATACGCCTTATGCTAAAAAGTGGAAGAGTATGCTGCAGCCTGCACACTACGGGCAGGAGACCATTGCCCTGGAAAATTTTTATAAAGCAGCATTTCAAGATATTATAAGTCTAGAAACATTAGGCTTTCAAAAGACCGACCTCGTATTTGAACAGCCGCAACTGGCGATAGATATCATAAAAGATTATGGAGAAAAGCGTGATTTTCCTGCGCTGGACCATACCACCCGACTGGGTATCGCTTTGCGATTTGGAACGATATCAATCCGAAAATGTGTGGATTTTGCGTTGAAAAATAATGAAACTTGGCTTTCTGAATTGATTTGGCGTGAGTTTTTTATGCAGATCCTGTACCATTTTCCACAGGTCGTGACAGCTAGTTTTAAACCAAAATACGATGCCATCGAATGGCGAAATAATGAGGTGGAATTTGAACGATGGTGTTCCGGAAAAACGGGATATCCGATTGTCGATGCTGGCATGAGGCAGCTCAATGAGACGGGCTTTATGCACAATCGGGTACGGATGGTGGTTGCTAGTTTCTTGTGCAAACATCTTCTCATCGATTGGCGTTGGGGTGAAGCTTATTTTGCACAAAAATTATTAGACTACGATCTTGCTGCAAATAATGGTAATTGGCAGTGGGTAGCGGGTTCAGGATGTGATGCCGCACCCTATTTTCGGATTTTCAACCCTACGGCACAAACATTAAAGTTTGATGAAGATCTCCTATATGTTAAAACTTGGAATCCAGATTATGGACAGCTCTTGGAAGCTCCTATTGTAGGACATGAATTTGCTCGAGCAAGGGCACTTCAAGCATATCGGGCGGCACTGCAAGATAAATAGCAAAAGATAAAATCTTATGGACAGAAATAAAGTTGTATTGGTTGATGAGCAAGATCATGCTCTGGGAGAAATGGATAAGATGGAGGCACACGAAAAAGGAATGTTGCACCGTGCGTTCTCTATATTTATCTTAAATAGTGAGCGACAGATGCTGATCCATCAACGTGCTCAGCACAAGTACCATGGAGGTGGATTGTGGACCAATGCCTGCTGCTCTCATCCACAATGGGGGGAAGAGATTAAAGCGAGTGCATCGCAAAGATTAGCCTATGAAATGGGATTAAAATGTGATATCGATCATCTCTTTTCTTTTATGTACCATACTCCAGTTGAAAATAACTTGATTGAGCATGAATATGATCATGTATTGATCGGATATACCGATGATCAGCCAAACTTCAATCCCGATGAAGTGCAAAATTATCAATGGATCGATAAAGCAGAACTGATGAAACAACTCACGGAGCAACCGGAGAAATTCACATATTGGTTTAGGATGGCTGTACCACAGATTATTGATGAGGTACAAACCTATTAAAAACTGCTCACGGCTATCAGTGCACAGTTCAATCTGGTACAGTTCTACTAATTCATGTTGAGTTTGATACTTCTACTGTTTCAATAAACAGCAACAAATCCTGCTATGCGACGTTTTCCGCTTGATATAGTTGTTGCGCTTGCCGATCTCAAACATCGCTATTTGTACAGATACTAATCTTGGTAGCTCTTGCATAAATCGGCATGCTATATCGGCTCCAGATAGCCGTTTTGTCCCTTTAACAATCCATTTTTATTCCTGTGTAAATCGTTGCCATGCCCTGATGATGACTGCTTATACTATGCAATGGGTACCAGCCTTTTTTTGAGTATTTACCTTGTTTTCTTTCTATTATGATGATTTATTTGAGTTTTCATTGATTGTTATCAATCGCTCTATTCAGGATTTGAGCCATGATTTGCTACATCGTTTTCGTATGATGTGCAATCGTTTGCTTGAATAATGAAATAGGAGCCGTGATTTATTTTTGTTTACAATTGCTGGACTATAACCAAGAGTTACACGAATAAAAACCTAATAATCACGATATGGTTAAACACAATTACTCAAAGCACAGGAGCTGGTCCAGATTATACTGTCAGCTTGCATTTTTAGCACCACTTTCGTTGAGCACACTGCCCAATTTGGCAGGCGCTCATCCCCTGTTTGCGATGGAAAAAGTAGATTCAAAAGGGGTATGGCAACAACAAATTTCAGGAAAAGTAGTTGATGCAACTGGTAGGGGCCTGGGAGGCGTAACGGTCAGAGAAAAAGGTGGCAAGGGTTCTACTTCCACGGATATGAATGGTCAATATACGCTCGCTATCACAACTTCTAATCCGATTTTGATCTTCAGTTCTGTCGGTTATATCCATCAAGAAGTGGTTGCATCTGCGGCATCTGTTGTCCGTTTGGTAGCGCAGGAAGATATGCTTGATGAGGTGGTCGTGGTCGGTTACGGTAGTCAAAAGAAAACCAACCTGACCAGTGCAGTGTCACAGATCGATGCCAAAGTGTTACAGAATCGACCTTCACCAACGGTGGTCAATATGTTGCAGGGGGCAGCTCCGGGCTTAGTGATCAGTCGAAATTCGGGTAGACCGGGGGCGCAAGGATTAAATATGGAGGTTCGTGGCGCTACTTCTGCCAATGGTGGTGTTGCTCCTCTGGTTGTGATTGACGGTGTCATCAGTTCCGAAGGTACGTTTATTGCTTTAAATCCCAATGATATTGAAAATATCAGTGTGCTGAAAGATGGTGGTGCAACAGCTATCTATGGGGCGCAGTCAGCGGGTGGGGTGATATTGGTCACGACAAAAAAAGGCCAAAAAGGAAAATCACGAATTTCATTGATGAGCAATATGGCTTGGCAAATGCCGGCCAATATCCCTAAAAGATTGTCCTTGATTGATGAAATGAATTATGTCAATATCGCACGGGCAAATGCTGGTTTGGCTCCTGAGTATAATGAGGAGGATCTCAACTATGCGGTGAATGGACCTACATTTGTTCTGGGATCGAATGGACAATGGCGGACTTACAATCAGGAAAATCTCATTGACCAGGTTGTGAAGAAGTCTTACACGATGAACAACACCAACTTGCAGTTTTCGGGCGGTAGTGAAAATGTAACGTACATGGCTTCATTGGGCAATATGAGTCAAGCGGGTATGTTTAAGGTCGGTGAAGACCATTTTACGCGATGGAATGCGCGGGCCAATATATCGGCTAAAGTCAATGAATATATCAAATTAGATATCGGGAGTGCTTATATTAATCAAGCTACTGATAATCCACAGGATGGGGGCTATGGACTAGATGGGGGAGGAAATGGTATTTTACGTCAATTTTTCTCTTCCAGAATGCGTTTTCCGCTTTTCAATGAAGATGGCACCTATTACCGAAGTGGTACTTCATCAGCATTTGGGTATGCGCTATTGAAAGATGGTGGATTTAACCGGGACCGTAGTAGTACCTACTTCAATAATGCAACGGCAACCATACACAAGTTGGTGAAAGGTCTGGAGATTAAATTGATGTATAGCCGTGAAGATATTACGAAACAAAATCGCAATTTCAGACGAACAGTGACCTTCTATTCGGGTCCTACAGCCAATACCGCAAGTCAATTGAATAATCCGAATAATTATGCAATCACGGATTATAAAACGTTGAGCCAGAATTATCAAGCTGTGGCAGATTATAACGTTAAAATTGCGGATGATCATCATTTCCATATCATGGGCGGGTATCAGCTCTATGCTTACGACTATCAAACCTTAAGTGCGTCGACAAAGAATTTGTATGTCAACGATAATCCGAGTTTGAACTTTACCTCAGATCCACTCAATAAGTCCAATTCGCAGTCGGCGTCTACAGAGAAAATGCAATCTTACTTTGGTCGTTTCAATTACAATTATAAAGAAAAATACTTATTTGAAGCCACTGTACGTAGTGATGAAAGTTCACGATTGACTCCAGGTGAGCGCGTTAAGGTCTTTCCTTCCTTTTCAGCGGGTTGGAATATGTCGAAGGAAGCCTGGTTTGATGGTTTATCATCTATCGTCAATGAGTTGAAACCACGCGTATCTTGGGGTAAAGTGGGCTCTAAAGTCGGGATAGGGTACTATGATTTTATTGCTCAGCTCTTGACTGGATCAAATGTACTGTTGGGCGATAGTAGACAGACTTATCTCAATCAGGGTATGATTCCGGCAACAAATCTATCTTGGGAAACGATAGAGACCCAAAATTTTGGTTTAGATTTTAGTTTCTTGAATAGAAAGTTGAAAGGTTCATTTGATTATTATAATAAGTACAACAATAATATGTTGGTTCGGGTGAGCTTACCTGCAACTATTGGTATTGATGTTCCTAAATCAAATGTTGGAAAGATGAAAACCTGGGGATGGGAACTCAGCTTGGGTTATCAAGATAAGATCGGTGATGATTTTACTTTTGGGGCATCATTTAACCTGGCGGATAATCAAAATAAATTGGTTAAATATGGTGGTGCTGATAATATAGTTTATTCAGGCGTCAATAATCTAGTAGAAGGCTATGCGCTGAATTCGATCTGGGCCTATAAGACCAATGGCTATTTTCAGACGGAAGAGGATCTAAAAAATGCACCGAGCTATGCGAAATTGATCAATAAAGCGGGCGTACCTGGATTGGGCGATATCCGTTATGTGGATCTGGATGGCAATGGAGAGATCTCTCCGGGTAAAAATGTCCTTGGTGATACCGGTGATTTAGTGTACTTAGGCGACATCAACCCTAGATATCAATACGGTTTCAATTTTAATTTTGGATATAAAAATATCGATTTCAGCATGTTTATTCAGGGGATCGGTAAACGTAAATTCAAACCTAGCAATGAATTGATTCAACCGCAGTTATATTCGTATTATTTACCGATGAATTTTCATATGGATTACTGGACTCCAGAAAACCGCGATGCTGCTTATCCAAGACCTTACTTAGAAGGAACACAAAATTTTCAGAATTCGGATAAATGGTTTATGAACGGGGCTTACGCACGTTTGAAAAATATTCAGTTGGGTTATTCTTTGACCAAGGAAACCATGAAAAAGTTACCATTCTCACGGGTACGCATGTATGTTTCGGGAGAAGATTTATTGACAATTTCCAAATTGGGTATTTATAAAGGTGTGATCGATCCCGAGATGAAGCCTGAGGATGGTAAAGTATCGCCATATCCATTTGCAACATCCATTTCCTTTGGTTTAAATATTGATTTTTAATTAGACAGTGATCATGAAAAAAAGAATTTTATATCTATTAGTAGCTTCTGTATCGTTAGGTTCACTTACTTCTTGCGATATCAATGAAGTGCCTGAAACTGCTATGAGTGATGCCAATTTTTGGAACACTGTGGCAGATGTGCGATTGGCCGCTAATTATTTTTACTCGACAGTACCGGGCTTAACCACTGCGGATGTAACGGTCGATAATTGGTCGACAGATGCATATCCCAATACCTCATCCAATACGATTAGTGATGGTTCTCGTGTTGCTCCTGCAACCAGTAACGATTATAGTTATTATGGGATTTTTCAGGCAAATAAGTTGATTGAAAAGTCCGAAGAGGTGATAAAAAAGGGAGGTGATCAGACACAGATTAACTGGTATGTCGGTGAAGCACGGTTTTTTAGAGCCTGGTATTACTTTGAGATGTTCAAACGTTTTGGAGGCGTACCTTTGATCACCAAAACAATGGCTGTTGATGATCCCGATGTTTTTAAAGAGCGCGCCTCTAGGGAAGAACTGTTGCAGTTTATTTTAGACGATGTTGACTATGCCATATCCGTATTGCGATCGGCAGATGAATTGAATACGGCAAAAGAGTATGGTCGTATTTCTAAAACTGCGGCTTTGGCTTTTAAGTCAAGGATTGCATTATTTGAAGGAACGCGCGAGAAGTTTCATCAATATGGCGATTCAAAGAAACATCTGACTATAGCTAAAGAGGCTGCTGAAGCGGTGATCAATTCCGGAGCACATGCCCTGTTTAGTATGTCGACAACAGGAAGCCAGGGGGAGACCAACAACAATGCGTACTATAATTTATTCCAAGAAGCGGGAGAAGGTCGTGCGAATAAGGAAAATATTATGGTCAAACTTTATGGAGTCAATCGCGAGAATAGTATTATATCTACTCCGGTACA is a window encoding:
- a CDS encoding lycopene cyclase domain-containing protein; its protein translation is MQAYTYILINFLTVIICFIFSFDRRIQFNKHFKAFLKGSILVAIPFIAWDIAFTKMGVWWFNSSYTMPFRIGGLPIEEWLFFICIPFSCVFTYFCLDKFFNLNWANRLNTIVVWFTVLVCLLVAVLFHQKIYPLVTVLITAATVLYLHYIAKVSWIGKGSFVYLCLMPGFFMVNGVLTGTGLESPIVNYNADQILNIRMLTIPVEDAVYGYAQFMLNIYFFKRFQKK
- a CDS encoding cryptochrome/photolyase family protein, which produces MKKNKVVIFWFRRDLRLSDNRGLQQAIASGYAVLPIFIFDSDILTRLATRYDRRVDYIHQALHAMNVTLQKHGSTLHTYSGVPLDVIKMICQEYDVQGLYCNGDYEPQAIKRDDAVQRDLKEIGIPCYASKDQVIFEKSEVVKADGSPYTVYTPYAKKWKSMLQPAHYGQETIALENFYKAAFQDIISLETLGFQKTDLVFEQPQLAIDIIKDYGEKRDFPALDHTTRLGIALRFGTISIRKCVDFALKNNETWLSELIWREFFMQILYHFPQVVTASFKPKYDAIEWRNNEVEFERWCSGKTGYPIVDAGMRQLNETGFMHNRVRMVVASFLCKHLLIDWRWGEAYFAQKLLDYDLAANNGNWQWVAGSGCDAAPYFRIFNPTAQTLKFDEDLLYVKTWNPDYGQLLEAPIVGHEFARARALQAYRAALQDK
- a CDS encoding sterol desaturase family protein; its protein translation is MNILIVIATFFLMEGATWLIHKYVMHGFLWMLHRDHHDHSTEGHLEKNDYFFIIFAIPAIILMYIGSQQGYSYIFYIGLGVTCYGLAYFFVHDIFIHQRISFLSNTKNPYLLAIRRAHKQHHKHLGREQGECFGFLWVPVKYFKMYFKKD
- a CDS encoding SusC/RagA family TonB-linked outer membrane protein → MVKHNYSKHRSWSRLYCQLAFLAPLSLSTLPNLAGAHPLFAMEKVDSKGVWQQQISGKVVDATGRGLGGVTVREKGGKGSTSTDMNGQYTLAITTSNPILIFSSVGYIHQEVVASAASVVRLVAQEDMLDEVVVVGYGSQKKTNLTSAVSQIDAKVLQNRPSPTVVNMLQGAAPGLVISRNSGRPGAQGLNMEVRGATSANGGVAPLVVIDGVISSEGTFIALNPNDIENISVLKDGGATAIYGAQSAGGVILVTTKKGQKGKSRISLMSNMAWQMPANIPKRLSLIDEMNYVNIARANAGLAPEYNEEDLNYAVNGPTFVLGSNGQWRTYNQENLIDQVVKKSYTMNNTNLQFSGGSENVTYMASLGNMSQAGMFKVGEDHFTRWNARANISAKVNEYIKLDIGSAYINQATDNPQDGGYGLDGGGNGILRQFFSSRMRFPLFNEDGTYYRSGTSSAFGYALLKDGGFNRDRSSTYFNNATATIHKLVKGLEIKLMYSREDITKQNRNFRRTVTFYSGPTANTASQLNNPNNYAITDYKTLSQNYQAVADYNVKIADDHHFHIMGGYQLYAYDYQTLSASTKNLYVNDNPSLNFTSDPLNKSNSQSASTEKMQSYFGRFNYNYKEKYLFEATVRSDESSRLTPGERVKVFPSFSAGWNMSKEAWFDGLSSIVNELKPRVSWGKVGSKVGIGYYDFIAQLLTGSNVLLGDSRQTYLNQGMIPATNLSWETIETQNFGLDFSFLNRKLKGSFDYYNKYNNNMLVRVSLPATIGIDVPKSNVGKMKTWGWELSLGYQDKIGDDFTFGASFNLADNQNKLVKYGGADNIVYSGVNNLVEGYALNSIWAYKTNGYFQTEEDLKNAPSYAKLINKAGVPGLGDIRYVDLDGNGEISPGKNVLGDTGDLVYLGDINPRYQYGFNFNFGYKNIDFSMFIQGIGKRKFKPSNELIQPQLYSYYLPMNFHMDYWTPENRDAAYPRPYLEGTQNFQNSDKWFMNGAYARLKNIQLGYSLTKETMKKLPFSRVRMYVSGEDLLTISKLGIYKGVIDPEMKPEDGKVSPYPFATSISFGLNIDF
- a CDS encoding RagB/SusD family nutrient uptake outer membrane protein, whose product is MKKRILYLLVASVSLGSLTSCDINEVPETAMSDANFWNTVADVRLAANYFYSTVPGLTTADVTVDNWSTDAYPNTSSNTISDGSRVAPATSNDYSYYGIFQANKLIEKSEEVIKKGGDQTQINWYVGEARFFRAWYYFEMFKRFGGVPLITKTMAVDDPDVFKERASREELLQFILDDVDYAISVLRSADELNTAKEYGRISKTAALAFKSRIALFEGTREKFHQYGDSKKHLTIAKEAAEAVINSGAHALFSMSTTGSQGETNNNAYYNLFQEAGEGRANKENIMVKLYGVNRENSIISTPVQRYYEGNSVVPTQNFVDNYLMADGLPIQKSPLYQKPDKSMTHAQYFNKKDPRMSFSIFKRGDEFISSSNYTIPNPSYQRSGYGIRKYAKKDFWTLQASYIDRPVIRYAEVLLNYAEAIYELDEQISDAVLDQTINALRGRLPQVNVGTGAAPQYVAMSKLSNAFVNSNGLSMREEIRRERKVELAFEGHGYWDLIRWKTAEVELPKTLLGSYLFTEYLTATGDKWSDKTVVNDQNYIVLQPASLRKFDVERDYLWPLPTSEIAKNPKLVQNPKW
- a CDS encoding SRPBCC family protein — encoded protein: MIYQIETTQQLNCDIQTAWDFFSSPHNLAKITPEKMNFVIVNQLADTPIHQGLIIDYKVTPLLGIRMKWRTKITQVEDYVSFTDEQLNGPYTLWRHFHEFTPNEEGVMMRDVVTYKLPLGYLGRIAHKLMIRNKLVDIFAYRYEVLEKMFNTKNQS
- the idi gene encoding isopentenyl-diphosphate Delta-isomerase, translating into MDRNKVVLVDEQDHALGEMDKMEAHEKGMLHRAFSIFILNSERQMLIHQRAQHKYHGGGLWTNACCSHPQWGEEIKASASQRLAYEMGLKCDIDHLFSFMYHTPVENNLIEHEYDHVLIGYTDDQPNFNPDEVQNYQWIDKAELMKQLTEQPEKFTYWFRMAVPQIIDEVQTY
- a CDS encoding lipocalin family protein; this translates as MKNHYRYIWIASFLVMLLFSSCAMIPKGVQPIRDFDVDRYLGKWYEIARVDNRFEKNLQRVTAQYHLDDDGSLIVLNRGYDTVKNEWKSAKGKAKFRSQKTTAALKVSFFGPFYGGYNVIALDPAYRYALVAGQNFDYLWILSRETTIPDDIKASFIKTAQAIGYDTSRFVWVAHDKEIGVGDEEK